One window of the Burkholderia ubonensis subsp. mesacidophila genome contains the following:
- a CDS encoding L-fuconate dehydratase, with translation MPIIRSMRVIDVRFPTSRALDGSDAMNPDPDYSAAYVVLETDRAGLEGHGLTFTIGRGNEICCAAIDAMRHLVVGLDLDWIREDMGRFWRRMTSDSQLRWIGPDKGAIHLATGAIVNAVWDLWAKDEGKPLWRLVADLSPEALVRAIDFRYLRDCLAEDEALAILRRQAPAKAERIATLEREGYPCYTTSAGWLGYGDDKLRRLCREAVDAGFDHVKLKVGANLEDDIRRVTIARDVIGPDRKLMIDANQVWEVDEAIDWVRELAFARPWFIEEPTSPDDVEGHRKIREAIAPVQVATGEMCQNRVMFKQFIARGAIDVVQIDACRLGGVNEILAVMLMAAKYGLPVCPHAGGVGLCEYVQHLSMIDYVCISGTKAGRVTEYVDHLHEHFVTPCVVRGAAYLPPTAPGFSIEMKPESLEQYRFRG, from the coding sequence ATGCCTATCATTCGATCGATGCGCGTCATCGACGTGCGCTTTCCGACCTCGCGCGCGCTCGACGGCTCCGACGCGATGAACCCGGACCCCGATTACTCGGCTGCCTACGTCGTGCTCGAGACCGATCGCGCGGGGCTCGAAGGCCACGGGCTCACGTTCACGATCGGGCGCGGCAACGAGATCTGCTGCGCGGCGATCGATGCGATGCGCCATCTCGTCGTCGGTCTCGACCTCGACTGGATTCGCGAGGACATGGGGCGGTTCTGGCGGCGCATGACGTCGGACAGCCAGCTGCGCTGGATCGGGCCGGACAAGGGTGCGATCCATCTCGCGACCGGCGCGATCGTCAACGCGGTGTGGGACCTGTGGGCGAAGGATGAAGGCAAGCCGCTGTGGCGGCTCGTCGCCGACCTGTCGCCGGAGGCGCTCGTGCGCGCGATCGATTTCCGCTACCTGCGCGACTGCCTCGCCGAGGACGAGGCGCTCGCGATCCTGCGGCGGCAGGCGCCGGCCAAGGCCGAACGCATCGCCACGCTGGAGCGGGAGGGGTACCCTTGCTACACGACGTCCGCGGGCTGGCTCGGCTACGGCGACGACAAGCTGCGCCGCCTGTGCCGCGAAGCGGTCGACGCCGGATTCGACCACGTGAAGCTGAAGGTCGGCGCGAATCTCGAGGACGACATCCGCCGCGTGACGATCGCGCGCGACGTGATCGGCCCCGATCGCAAGCTGATGATCGATGCGAACCAGGTATGGGAAGTCGACGAGGCGATCGACTGGGTGCGTGAGCTCGCATTCGCGCGGCCGTGGTTCATCGAGGAGCCGACGAGCCCCGACGACGTCGAAGGGCATCGCAAGATTCGCGAGGCGATCGCGCCGGTGCAGGTCGCGACCGGCGAGATGTGCCAGAACCGCGTGATGTTCAAGCAGTTCATCGCGCGCGGCGCGATCGACGTCGTGCAGATCGACGCGTGCCGGCTGGGCGGCGTCAACGAGATTCTCGCGGTGATGCTGATGGCCGCGAAATACGGGCTGCCGGTCTGCCCGCACGCGGGCGGCGTCGGACTGTGCGAATACGTGCAGCACCTGTCGATGATCGATTACGTGTGCATCTCCGGCACGAAGGCGGGGCGCGTGACCGAGTACGTCGATCATCTGCACGAGCATTTCGTCACGCCGTGCGTGGTGCGCGGCGCGGCCTACCTGCCGCCGACGGCGCCGGGTTTTTCGATCGAGATGAAGCCCGAGTCGCTGGAGCAGTACCGCTTCCGGGGCTGA
- a CDS encoding ureidoglycolate lyase translates to MKLLRYGAKHHEKPGLLDAQGHLRDLSGVVDDIAGDVLAPASLARLAAIDPATLPRVDGAPRLGACVGRVGKFICIGLNYSDHAAESGMEVPKEPVVFGKWTSAIAGPNDDVEIPRGSEKTDWEVELGVVIGRGGRYIDEADALSHVAGYCVVNDVSERAFQLERGGTWDKGKGSDTFGPLGPWLVTADEVPDPHALRLWLDVDGRRYQDGTTATMIFRVPFLVSYLSRFMSLQPGDVISTGTPPGVGLGQKPPVYLRAGQVMTLGIDGLGEQRQRTVQA, encoded by the coding sequence ATGAAACTGCTGCGATACGGCGCGAAACACCACGAAAAACCCGGCCTGCTCGACGCGCAGGGCCATCTCCGCGACCTGTCCGGCGTGGTCGACGACATCGCCGGCGACGTGCTGGCGCCCGCGTCGCTTGCGCGCCTCGCGGCCATCGACCCGGCGACGCTGCCGCGCGTCGACGGCGCGCCGCGGCTCGGCGCGTGCGTCGGCCGGGTCGGCAAGTTCATCTGCATCGGGCTCAACTATTCCGATCACGCGGCCGAATCCGGGATGGAGGTGCCGAAGGAGCCGGTCGTGTTCGGCAAGTGGACGAGCGCGATCGCGGGGCCGAACGACGACGTCGAGATTCCGCGCGGCTCGGAGAAGACCGACTGGGAAGTCGAGCTCGGCGTCGTGATCGGCCGGGGCGGCCGCTATATCGACGAGGCCGACGCGCTGTCGCACGTCGCCGGCTACTGCGTCGTGAACGACGTGTCGGAGCGGGCATTCCAGCTCGAACGCGGCGGCACCTGGGACAAGGGCAAGGGCAGCGACACGTTCGGCCCGCTCGGGCCGTGGCTCGTGACGGCCGACGAGGTGCCCGACCCTCACGCGCTGCGGCTGTGGCTCGACGTCGACGGCCGGCGCTACCAGGACGGCACGACCGCGACGATGATCTTCCGCGTGCCGTTCCTCGTCAGCTACCTGAGCCGCTTCATGAGCCTGCAGCCTGGCGACGTGATCTCGACCGGCACGCCGCCGGGCGTCGGGCTCGGGCAGAAGCCGCCCGTCTACCTGCGCGCCGGGCAGGTGATGACGCTCGGCATCGACGGGCTCGGCGAGCAGCGCCAGCGCACCGTGCAGGCCTGA
- a CDS encoding SDR family oxidoreductase: MRLQGKRALVTAAGQGIGRATALRFAREGADVLATDIDEASLARLAADAQAEGGVLSTRRLDVTSARDVGELAAAQAPFDVLFNCAGYVHHGTILDCDDDAWAFSWNLNVTSMYRLIRALLPAMIAAGGASIVNMASAASSVKGVPNRFVYGATKAAVIGLTKSVAADFVEQRIRCNAICPGTIESPSLDARIAEQARVRQVSADVVREAFIARQPMGRIGRADEVAALALYLASDESSFTTGAIHLIDGGWSN, from the coding sequence ATGAGATTGCAGGGCAAGCGTGCGCTCGTCACGGCGGCGGGGCAGGGCATCGGCCGCGCGACCGCGCTGCGGTTTGCGCGCGAGGGCGCGGACGTGCTGGCGACGGATATCGACGAAGCGTCGCTGGCGCGGCTCGCGGCCGACGCGCAAGCCGAGGGCGGCGTGCTGTCGACGCGGCGGCTCGACGTGACGAGCGCGCGCGACGTGGGCGAGCTGGCGGCGGCGCAAGCCCCGTTCGACGTGCTGTTCAACTGTGCCGGCTACGTGCACCACGGCACGATCCTCGACTGCGACGACGACGCGTGGGCGTTCTCGTGGAACCTGAACGTGACGTCGATGTACCGGCTGATCCGCGCGCTGCTGCCCGCGATGATCGCCGCGGGCGGCGCGTCGATCGTCAACATGGCGTCCGCCGCGTCGAGCGTGAAGGGCGTGCCGAACCGCTTCGTGTACGGCGCGACCAAGGCCGCCGTGATCGGCCTGACGAAGTCGGTCGCCGCGGATTTCGTCGAGCAGCGCATTCGCTGCAACGCGATCTGCCCCGGCACGATCGAGTCGCCGTCGCTGGACGCGCGGATCGCGGAGCAGGCGCGCGTGCGCCAGGTTTCCGCGGACGTGGTGCGCGAGGCGTTCATCGCGCGCCAGCCGATGGGGCGCATCGGCCGCGCCGACGAAGTCGCCGCGCTCGCGCTGTACCTGGCGTCCGACGAATCGTCGTTCACGACCGGCGCGATTCACCTGATCGACGGCGGCTGGTCAAACTGA
- a CDS encoding SDR family oxidoreductase gives MDLNLQHKVVIVTGGASGIGAAISTRLADEGAIPVVFARHAPDDAFWRDLERRQARAAFFAVELQDDAQCRAAVEQTVARFGRLDGLVNNAGVNDGVGLDAGRDAFVASLERNLIHYYVMAHYCVPHLKAARGAIVNVSSKTAVTGQGNTSGYCAAKGAQLALTREWAASLRDDGVRVNAVVPAEVMTPLYRNWLAGFDDPDAKLAGIAGRIPLGRRFTTVDEIADTAVFLLSERASHTTGQWLFVDGGYTHLDRALG, from the coding sequence GTGGACTTGAACCTGCAGCACAAGGTCGTGATCGTGACCGGCGGCGCGTCGGGCATCGGCGCCGCGATCTCGACGCGGCTCGCCGACGAGGGCGCGATTCCGGTGGTGTTCGCGCGCCACGCGCCGGACGACGCGTTCTGGCGCGACCTGGAGCGCAGGCAGGCGCGCGCGGCATTCTTTGCGGTCGAGCTGCAGGACGACGCGCAGTGCCGCGCCGCGGTCGAGCAGACCGTCGCGCGCTTCGGCCGGCTCGACGGCCTCGTGAACAACGCAGGCGTGAACGACGGCGTCGGCCTCGACGCGGGGCGCGACGCGTTCGTCGCGTCGCTCGAGCGCAACCTGATCCACTACTACGTGATGGCGCATTACTGCGTGCCGCACCTGAAGGCGGCGCGCGGCGCGATCGTCAACGTGTCGTCGAAGACGGCCGTCACCGGGCAGGGCAACACGAGCGGCTATTGCGCGGCGAAGGGCGCGCAGCTCGCGCTGACGCGCGAATGGGCGGCGTCGCTGCGCGACGACGGCGTGCGCGTCAACGCGGTGGTGCCCGCCGAGGTGATGACGCCGCTCTACCGGAACTGGCTCGCCGGGTTCGACGATCCCGACGCGAAGCTGGCCGGGATCGCCGGCAGGATTCCGCTCGGCCGGCGCTTCACGACCGTCGACGAAATCGCCGACACGGCGGTGTTTCTGCTGTCGGAGCGCGCGTCGCACACGACCGGGCAATGGCTGTTCGTCGACGGCGGCTATACGCACCTCGACCGCGCGCTCGGCTGA